The proteins below are encoded in one region of Thunnus maccoyii chromosome 24, fThuMac1.1, whole genome shotgun sequence:
- the LOC121891862 gene encoding protein NLRC5-like produces MIPSLLRSLDHVINLTCRELDSVDCAALLFILQHSDRVKVNLQWTSIPTEEIESILFTLDKVSQLSVDRKLLLRFIHCCAASDARQGAASGLLKTLQHRLDLSCSSCVELTEKDQTEPLSLTFVDCRAVSTILRHSSHDTQLDLRDCEVEDSSLDLLFPVLDRVRLGASKAVLLQLVSLVPGSSERDTVRRGESLCRALGGELDLSHTTLNQSACEGLAQMLDFSDRLTELDLSHCQLTDQLLLTLIKHLHKVQVLDLSHNKITDAATHRLLQLVSINPSIEAVRLFNNNIVDRSPFKKDKRFEIW; encoded by the exons ATGATACCCAGTTTACTGAGGTCATTGGATCATGTGATCAACCTGACCTGCAGAGAGCTGGACTCGGTGGactgtgctgctctgctcttcaTCCTTCAACACAGTGACAGAGTTAAAGTAAACCTGCAGTGGACCTCCATACCAACAGAGGAAATAGAGTCCATCCTCTTTACACTGGACAAAGTCTCTCAACTCAG TGTTGACAGGAAGCTGTTGCTGAGGTTCATCCACTGCTGTGCTGCCTCTGATGCCAGGCAGGGGGCAGCATCAGGCCTGCTCAAGACTCTACAGCACAGGCTGGATCTGTCCTGCTCCTCCTGTGTGGAGCTGACAGAGAAGGATCAGACTGAGCCTCTGAGTCTGACCTTTGTTGACTGCAGGGCCGTCTCCACCATCCTGAGACACAGCAGCCACGACACACAGCTGGACCTGAGAGACTGTGAGGTGGAAGACAGCAGTCTGGACCTGCTGTTTCCTGTCCTAGACAGAGTCCGTCTCGG AGCCAGTAAAGCTGTCCTCCTCCAGCTGGTGTCACTGGTTCCTGGGAGCAGTGAGAGGGACACAGTGAGACGGGGAGAGTCCCTGTGTAGAGCCCTGGGTGGAGAGCTGGACCTCAGTCACACCACACTGAATCAGAGTGCCTGTGAAGGTTTGGCCCAGATGCTGGACTTCTCTGACAGGCTGACAGAGCTGGACCTCAGTCACTGTCAGCTCACTGACCAGCTGCTGCTCACACTCATCAAACATCTGCATAAAGTCCAAGTCCTGGA TCTGAGTCACAATAAGATCACAGATGCTGCGACACACAGGTTACTCCAGCTGGTCTCCATCAACCCTTCCATTGAAGCCGTGCG ACTCTTCAACAACAACATTGTGGACAGAAGTCCCTTTAAGAAAGACAAGCGGTTTGAAATATGGTGA
- the LOC121892413 gene encoding uncharacterized protein LOC121892413, with the protein MACTSRSALEYVKSARCYLVKELTSLSVIVENLNQQGVLGDEEVSKIQAETDDYDKRRNILDKVTRKGEDACYELLRIIDMTRKRTLGRPSLPEKKSVTSTGTKTFDLHHWISCFSFKDDTQMDTNYLQGPKSCHDYQAKLKSNAQNLSNEFWMESKNLFEENNKPNLLYTSLVLDKQENVSPSKIKKIKNKKSKMSRPKKLKRYIPEDKREISPSDLLKTDKNILLIGKPGIGKTAVCHEILRLWAERENMELDYMFYFDMRETSHITADKGLEDLLFGVFSKPNEGKEEVLQDIEKNSDNVTIIFDGITDLPSSSVVQKLVKKDLPYAKIIITCRLDDEEDFLSGDFLRVEVRGFSERTIKTYLSAILGEEQKEVLCNLELLTLCHVPMYALMVAACFSSKMSEDSPQPCTITEIYIKIVRYRLKMNNKTKDTHLNSFISNKREEILSLAEVAFLATEGKTVNLTELTYEDSCVHSFLKTLIINIDHTESIITYAFLHYTMQEFFAALWLLKNPEKIKDVLQQCLTEEKKYMKHLIPFICRLLNDKKYPTLMKWLIPAQELKNTSTWFFKECLYESQCPEACLQFLDKLDYHLDLSGESLDPHHCCAVSYVVTQSKERKTWLNLEDAMVSKQGMRRLFGCLKNVQWCDPLPRQLWRIFLLSEEQMDHISLLGLDGNQLHLPVEGERQLFEKAVKVMQKITMKVNVCLYWDRAIPVCQSLCVSLLEALPNIGSLSFRRTYGDPGLQGQERCHETLEREKKGLLLDLCLEAALHKGEIFHNVVNMLFLLFSVDTDLNNILLDFYQHVKSKGCLSDIPRIQQLYQSRTVWSINLSERKASILLEVLKLQSEKKQVE; encoded by the exons ATGGCTTGTACATCACGGTCTGCCTTAGAGTACGTCAAGAGTGCCAGATGCTACCTTGTGAAAGAATTAACGAGTCTCTCTGTGATTGTGGAGAACTTGAATCAGCAAGGAGTTCTCGGAGATGAAGAGGTCAGTAAAATACAAGCAGAGACTGATGACTATGATAAAAGGAGGAACATACTGGACAAAGTCacaagaaaaggagaagatgCCTGCTATGAGTTACTCAGGATTATTGACATGACGAGGAAGAGGACCTTAGGGAGACCATCGCTCCCTGAAAAAAAGAGTGTCACTTCTACTGGGACCAAAACGTTTGACCTGCACCACTGGAtcagctgcttttctttcaAAGACGACACACAAATGGATACAAACTACTTACAAG gtcCAAAGTCATGCCACGACTATCAGGCAAAGTTGAAGTCAAACGCACAAAACTTATCAAATGAGTTTTGGATGGAAAGCAAAAATCTgtttgaagaaaacaacaagcctAATCTGTTGTACACTTCACTTGTATTggacaaacaagaaaatgtttccccatctaaaataaaaaaaataaagaacaagaaaagcAAGATGAGTCGCCCTAAGAAGCTAAAGAGATACATCCCTGAGGACAAACGAGAAATTTCTCCCAGTGACCTGctgaaaacagataaaaacatacTCTTGATTGGAAAACCTGGAATTGGAAAGACAGCAGTCTGTCATGAAATATTGAGACTCTgggcagaaagagagaacatGGAGCTAGATTACATGTTTTACTTTGACATGAGAGAAACATCCCATATCACAGCGGACAAGGGCCTGGAGGATCTTCTTTTCGGGGTGTTCAGTAAACCAAATGAAGGCAAAGAAGAGGTCTTACAGGATATAGAGAAGAACTCTGACAATGTTACAATCATTTTTGATGGAATCACAGATCTCCCCTCTTCATCTGTGGTGCAGAAACTTGTAAAGAAGGACCTGCCTTATGCAAAGATCATCATAACGTGCAGACTGGATGATGAAGAAGACTTCCTTTCTGGAGACTTTCTCAGAGTAGAAGTGAGAGGCTTCAGTGAACGgaccataaaaacatacttatctGCAATTCTCGGCGAGGAACAGAAGGAGGTTTTGTGCAACTTGGAGCTGTTGACTCTTTGCCATGTCCCAATGTATGCTCTGATGGTAGCTGCTTGCTTTTCATCAAAGATGTCAGAAGACTCTCCACAGCCCTGCACTATAACTGAAATATACATCAAAATTGTCCGTTATCGCcttaaaatgaacaacaaaacaaaagacacacatCTTAATTCCTTCATCAGCAACAAGAGGGAGGAAATACTGTCTTTGGCTGAGGTTGCTTTTCTTGCAACTgaaggaaaaactgtgaacttgaCAGAACTAACCTATGAAGATAGCTGTGTCCATTCCTTCCTGAAAACACTTATCATCAACATTGATCATACTGAATCAATAATCACATATGCATTTCTCCATTACACAATGCAGGAGTTTTTTGCAGCACTGTGGCTCTTGAAGAATCCAGAGAAAATCAAGGATGTTCTTCAGCAATGCCTCACTGAGGAGAAGAAATACATGAAACATCTGATCCCTTTCATTTGTAGATTGTTGAATGACAAGAAGTACCCTACTTTGATGAAGTGGCTGATTCCAGCTCAGGAGCTCAAGAATACATCTACCTGGTTCTTCAAGGAG TGCTTGTACGAGTCCCAGTGTCCTGAAGCATGTCTCCAGTTTCTGGACAAACTGGACTACCATCTTGATCTTAGTGGAGAGAGTCTTGATCCCCACCATTGCTGTGCTGTGTCCTATGTGGTCACTCAGTCAAAGGAGAGGAAAACATGGCTGAACCTTGAGGACGCAATGGTGTCAAAACAAGGAATGAGACGACTATTTGGATGCCTTAAAAATGTCCAATG GTGTGACCCTTTGCCACGGCAGCTGTGGAGGATTTTCCTTCTCAGCGAGGAGCAGATGGACCACATCAGCTTACTTGGCTTGGATGGGAATCAGTTGCACCTTCCAGTTGAAGGTGAAAGACAACTGTTTGAGAAAGCAGTAAAAGTCATGCAGAAGATTACTATGAAGGTTAATGTGTGCCTCTACTGGGACAGGGCTATTCCTGTCTGCCAAAGTCTGTGCGTGTCCCTCTTAGAGGCTTTGCCAAACATCGGCTCACTCAG TTTCAGGAGGACCTACGGAGATCCAGGTTTACAGGGCCAGGAGCGATGCCATGAGACattggagagagaaaaaaagggccTGTTATTGGATTTATGCCTGGAAGCAGCACTTCacaaaggagaaatatttcACAATGTAGTGAATATGCTCTTCTTACTGTTTTCTGTGGACACTGACTTGAATAACATCCTTCTTGATTTTTATCAACACGTCAAGAGTAAAGGTTGTTTAAGTGACATTCCAAGAATACAGCAACTTTACCAGTCACGTACAGTCTGgtccataaacctgtcagagagaaaggcctccatcctgctggaagtgctaaaactccaatcagagaagaaacaagtgga GTGA